In Tribolium castaneum strain GA2 chromosome 4, icTriCast1.1, whole genome shotgun sequence, one DNA window encodes the following:
- the LOC661030 gene encoding toll-like receptor Tollo, with protein MYSTTVLLVLIGVGIVKSRSLTSIETIPRGCDWQMQPVENEAREEPVLSCRIRTINSAGPLLGNLSQTQIDRVAVLRLECSDMLFFESSLEAGSKHGSFLTGLRWLKELKLEFCKMRNIPAGVLKPLRQLRAFSLRSHNSDWSSMTLELHPESFLGLSELRSLDLGDNNIWSTPPDLFCPLFSLTHLNLTMNKLQNLSALGFSDWGNGPLAPGRACVSGLEILDLSHNDIIALPDNGLSGLRSLEELHLQDNAVSTLGDRAFVGLTSLHTLNLSSNCLVALPPELFQSSRDLKHLYLHNNSLSVLAPGLLEGLDQLTVLDLSRNELSSHWVNRDTFAGLVRLVVLNLAHNQLTRIDANLFHDLYTLQILNLENNQIEFIADGAFSELKNLHALTLTHNFITRIEAYHFSGMYALNQLLLDSNKIEYIHPQTFENVTNLQDLGLNGNMLGGVPVGIGKLRFLKTLDLGKNHIEIVNNSSFEGLDSLYGLRLVDNHIVNISRDAFSTLPSLQVLNLASNKIKYVEQSAFASNPTLKAIRLDANELSDISGVFTNLQSLVWLNVSSNKLLWFDFSHLPSSLEWLDMHDNKITELGNYYDVKNTLKIKMLDASFNLLTDVHDNCIPDSVETLFLNNNKITNVHPNTFVKKIHLQKVVLYGNDIKYFDIAALSLSTVSDDKDLPQFYIGGNPFYCDCKMEWLLRINHLSNLRQYPQVLDLDTVTCELAHARGSPPQPLLSLKPSQFLCPYKSHCFALCHCCEFDACDCEMTCPTNCTCFHDHTWSSNVVDCSNAGYTNVPEKIPMDATEIYLDGNNLGELGSHVFIGKKKLEVLFLNNSNVNAVHNRTFNGVKSLKVLHMENNNLEELRGFEFDQLEKLNELYLDHNKIAFVSNQTFKNMHELEVLKLDENKIVDFIPHWENVAPRVTLDGNKWSCDCNSLGRLEIWIRETGGDPSKLFCLDRDDSETVADVITRCDNKDNAIATSVIQREVLKNNPLLGGSYVPLLAATLVAVIVFCLLAAVVFVFRQDVRLWAHSKYGIRIFQDAATAHDNKDERDRLYDCYMVYSHKDEELAARIIAPELEQLGHTLCLHNRDLALHGGASYLADAMVGASDASRRVIFLVSPALICNEWSRPEFRAALQTALRTAHRHKLVCVLSGDPLEPMDPELRALLRACTVTRWGERRFWEKLRYAMPDVANSNRSRRGKKHHQPEIRCKVSARYTAAPTAPDSWYKYSAMPGVHAALTPTPTQSTYVSGESARSTEDEGSSASSQHYGSEQLNHSYVSIDGRPPPQYTQYPICRPEIAHHLYSTIPDTQPQSRTYFV; from the exons ATGTATTCAACAACAGTACTATTAGTGTTGATCGGTGTCGGAATTGTGAAATCGCGCTCTCTAACCAGCATCGAGACAATACCACGAGGATGCGACTGGCAGATGCAACCGGTGGAGAACGAAGCCAGAGAGGAGCCAGTGCTCTCCTGCAGGATACGGACTATTAACAGTGCCGGACCCTTGCTGGGCAACCTCAGCCAGACCCAGATCGACCGTGTTGCAGTTCTGAGACTCGAATGTAGCGATATGTTGTTTTTCGAAAGTTCGTTGGAGGCGGGCAGCAAGCACGGAAGTTTCCTCACCGGCTTGCGTTGGTTGAAGGAACTCAAGttggaattttgcaaaatgaggAACATCCCGGCCGGTGTTTTGAAACCGCTGCGCCAATTACGAGCGTTCTCCCTCCGTTCGCACAATTCCGACTGGTCTTCGATGACTCTGGAATTGCACCCTGAGAGCTTTCTCGGCTTGAGCGAGTTGCGCAGCCTGGATTTGGGCGACAACAACATCTGGAGTACGCCGCCGGATTTGTTTTGTCCGCTCTTCAGTCTCACGCATTTAAATTTGACGATGAACAAACTGCAGAATTTGTCCGCGCTTGGCTTTTCCGACTGGGGAAATGGGCCCTTGGCGCCGGGGAGGGCCTGCGTCAGCGGACTGGAAATCCTCGATCTGTCGCACAACGACATCATTGCCCTTCCTGACAACGGATTATCCGGACTGCGATCGTTGGAAGAACTGCACTTGCAAGATAACGCCGTTTCGACGTTAGGTGATCGCGCGTTCGTCGGTTTGACAAGTTTGCACACGCTCAACTTATCCAGCAATTGTCTCGTCGCTCTTCCACCAGAGTTGTTTCAGTCGTCCAGAGACCTCAAACATCTCTATCTTCACAACAATTCGCTGAGCGTGTTAGCGCCGGGACTTCTTGAAGGGTTGGATCAGTTGACAGTGCTTGACTTGTCGCGGAACGAGCTGTCGAGCCATTGGGTCAATAGAGACACTTTCGCCGGTCTCGTGCGACTTGTTGTGCTCAATTTGGCCCACAATCAATTAACGCGCATCGATGCCAACTTGTTCCATGATTTGTACACCTTACAAATACTCAATCTTGAGAACAATCAGATCGAGTTTATCGCCGATGGGGCTTTTTCCGAACTGAAGAACCTACATGCTCTCACCCTAACCCATAATTTTATAACGAGAATAGAGGCCTACCATTTCTCCGGTATGTATGCCCTCAATCAACTACTGCTCGACTCAAATAAAATCGAATACATTCATCCACAAACCTTCGAGAACGTGACTAACTTACAAGACTTGGGTCTGAACGGGAATATGCTGGGGGGCGTCCCTGTCGGTATTGGGAAATTGAGATTCCTCAAAACACTAGATTTAGGCAAAAATCATATcgaaattgttaataattcgTCGTTTGAGGGACTGGATTCGTTGTACGGACTTAGACTTGTCGATAATCATATTGTAAACATCTCACGAGATGCTTTCTCCACTTTACCTTCATTACAAGTTTTGAACTTGGCatcgaataaaattaaatacgtCGAACAGAGTGCTTTTGCTAGTAATCCGACCTTGAAAGCCATTAGACTGGACGCCAACGAGTTATCCGATATAAGTGGCGTGTTCACCAATTTACAGAGCTTGGTTTGGTTGAACGTTTCATCGAATAAGCTGCTCTGGTTCGACTTCAGCCATTTGCCCTCGAGCTTAGAGTGGCTTGACATGCACGATAATAAAATAACCGAACTAGGAAATTATTATGACGTAAAAAACacgttgaaaattaaaatgctaGATGCTAGCTTTAATTTATTGACCGATGTGCATGATAATTGCATTCCGGACAGCGTCGAGACCCTCTTcctcaacaacaacaaaattacaaaCGTCCATCCGAACAccttcgtcaaaaaaatccaCCTCCAAAAAGTGGTGTTGTACGGCAATGACATCAAATACTTCGATATAGCCGCTCTGAGTCTCAGTACGGTCTCCGACGATAAAGACTTGCCCCAGTTTTACATCGGAGGCAACCCTTTCTACTGCGACTGCAAAATGGAGTGGCTATTGAGGATAAACCACTTGAGCAATTTGCGCCAATACCCCCAAGTGCTGGATTTGGATACCGTAACGTGCGAACTGGCTCATGCTAGGGGGTCGCCACCCCAGCCACTGCTCAGTCTGAAaccgtcgcaatttttgtgcCCCTACAAGAGTCACTGCTTCGCTTTGTGTCACTGTTGCGAGTTTGACGCTTGCGATTGCGAAATGACGTGTCCAACAAACTGCACGTGCTTTCACGACCACACGTGGTCCAGCAATGTGGTCGATTGCAGCAATGCGGGCTACACAAACGTCCCCGAGAAGATACCGATGGACGCCACTGAAATATACCTGGACGGCAATAACTTGGGTGAGCTCGGCAGTCACGTATTCATCGGCAAGAAAAAACTGGAAgtcttgtttttaaacaacagCAACGTCAACGCCGTGCATAACAGGACATTCAACGGTGTCAAATCGCTCAAAGTCCTCCACATGGAAAACAACAATTTGGAAGAGCTGCGCGGCTTCGAGTTCGACCAACTGGAAAAGCTCAACGAATTGTATCTGGACCACAACAAGATCGCGTTCGTCAGCAATCAGACGTTCAAAAACATGCACGAGCTGGAGGTTTTGAAGCTGGACGAGAATAAAATCGTCGACTTTATCCCTCATTGGGAAAATGTGGCTCCGCGCGTGACTCTCGACGGCAACAAGTGGTCGTGCGACTGCAATTCGTTAGGTCGTCTTGAGATCTGGATCCGGGAGACCGGAGGCGACCCttccaaattattttgtcTGGATcgggacgactctgaaacggTGGCCGATGTGATCACCCGCTGTGATAACAAAGACAATGCCATTGCCACGTCGGTCATTCAACGAGAAGTGCTCAAAAACAACCCGCTTTTGGGTGGCAGTTACGTGCCGCTTTTGGCCGCCACGCTCGTCGCTGTCATTGTTTTCTGTTTGTTGGCTGCTGTCGTTTTCGTATTCCGGCAAGACGTTCGCTTGTGGGCCCACTCGAAGTACGGCATTCGAATTTTTCAAGACGCCGCCACTGCGCACGATAATAAAGACGAACGTGATCGCCTCTACGACTGCTACATGGTATACAGCCACAAGGATGAAGAACTGGCCGCCAGGATAATTGCCCCAGAACTTGAACAACTCGGACACACCCTATGCCTTCACAACAG AGACTTGGCGTTGCACGGCGGCGCCTCGTATCTCGCCGACGCCATGGTGGGTGCCTCGGACGCGTCCCGACGCGTCATCTTCCTGGTCTCTCCTGCCCTCATCTGCAACGAGTGGTCTCGTCCCGAGTTCCGCGCCGCGCTCCAGACGGCCCTTCGCACGGCCCACCGTCACAAACTAGTGTGTGTTTTGAGCGGTGACCCTCTGGAGCCCATGGACCCCGAGCTGCGGGCCTTGCTCCGGGCCTGCACAGTGACGAGATGGGGGGAGCGCCGCTTCTGGGAGAAGCTGCGTTATGCCATGCCCGATGTGGCCAACAGCAACCGGTCGCGCCGCGGCAAGAAACACCACCAACCGGAAATCCGGTGTAAGGTCAGTGCGAGATACACTGCGGCGCCGACGGCCCCCGACTCCTGGTACAAGTACTCGGCGATGCCGGGGGTGCACGCCGCGCTGACTCCAACCCCCACGCAGAGCACTTACGTCTCGGGGGAGTCGGCCCGGAGCACCGAGGACGAGGGGTCCAGTGCGAGCAGCCAGCATTATGGCTCCGAGCAGTTGAACCACAGCTACGTGTCCATCGACGGAAGGCCTCCGCCGCAGTACACGCAGTATCCGATATGTAGGCCAGAAATTGCCCACCATCTCTATTCGACCATTCCGGATACGCAACCACAATCTAGGACTTACTTTGTGTGA